GGCGCGCAAGGCCATGGAGTTCATGCCGGGCCTGCCCAAGATCATGCAGGCGAACCGTGCCTTCATGCGCCGCGCCGTCCGTTACGCCGTTGACAACGACGTCAGTCAGTTCCTGGACATCGGCTCCGGCATACCCACCTTCGGCAACGTGCACGAGGTCGCCCGGGCCGCCGACCCCGCCGCCCGGGTCGTCTACGTCGACCACGACCCGGTCGCCGTCGCCCACAGCCGCGCCGTCCTGGACGGGGACGAGTCCGCCGCGGTCGTCGCCGCCGACCTGCGCAAGCCGGCCGAGATCCTCCACAGCCCCGAGGTGTCCCGGCTCCTCGACCTGGACCGGCCCGTCGCCCTGCTCCTCGTCGCCGTCCTGCACTTCCTGGAGGACGAGGACCGGCCGCACGAGGCCGTCGCCGAACTGCTCGACGCGCTCGCCCCCGGCAGCCTCGTCGTCATCACCCACGCCTCGTACGAGGGCATCCCGCTGACGCAGGAGCAGGCGGGCGGCACCGTCGACGTGTACCGGAACATCCGCAACCCCCTGGTGATGCGGTCGGGCGCCGAGATCACCCGCTTCTTCGAGGGCACCGACATGGTCGAGCCCGGCCTCGTCCCGATGCCCGTCTGGCGACCGGACGGCCCGGTCGAGGAGGAGGACCCGTACGCCTTCTCCGGTTTCGCGGGCGTGGGGCGCAAGGCGTGAAGGTCCCGTCGCAGCCCACCGGTGCCGTCGCCGAGGCGGACGGCCCGGAGGACAGACTCCGGCGGTTCGTCACCATCTGGAGCCGCGCGATCTTCCCGGTGACCGCCACCTCGCTGACCCGTGCCGAGTTCGAGGTGCACCTGCAGCCGCTGGCCCGCACCCTGTGCGACGCGCTGCACGCACGGCCCTTCGACACCGCCCCGGCCCAGCGCGCCGGTGCGGCCCTCGTCGCCGCCCACTGCACCGATCCCGACGCGCTCGGCCGCAGCCTCGGCGTGGTCGACTCGTACCTGGTGCTCTACTGCGGTACGGACTCGGACCTCCCGGCCGAGGAGCTCCGCGCCCGCTGCGCACGGCTCCAGCACGCCATGGCCGTCGGCTACGCGCAGGCCCTGCGCGAGCGGACCCGCGTCGAGCAGGAGGCGATCGCCCGCTCCGCGCTCGCCGCCCGCAGCGCCGCCGAGATCGCCCTGCACGCCACCGAGAGCCGCTTCCGGGCGGTCTTCGACGGCGCGGCGATCGGCATCGGCATCGCCGACCTCGACGGCAACGTCCTGGAGGTCAACGAGACCCTCACCCGCATGTTCGGCGGGATGGAGAGCCAGGTCCGCAGCCGGAACGTGAGCGAGTGGGTCCACCCGGAGGACGGCCCGCACGTCTGGAAGCTGTACGAGGAGCTCGTCCGCGGCGAACGGGAGCACTACCGGGTCGAGAAGCCCTACTACCGCGGCGACGGAACGGTTCTCTGGACCAACCTCACCGTCTCGCTCCTCCGCGACGCCGAGGGCCGCCCCCAGTACCAGCTGGCCCTGATGGAGGACACCACCGAACGGCGCCTGCTCCACCTGCGCCTGCGGTACGAGGCCACCCACGACGCGCTCACCGGACTGCCGAACCGGACCCTGTTCTTCGAACGCCTGGAGAAGGCGCTCGTCTCCGGCGAGAACGCCCGCTTCGGCCTCTGCTACCTCGACCTCGACGGCTTCAAGGTCATCAACGACAGCCTCGGCCACTCCGCCGGCGACCGGCTGCTCGTCGAGGTCGCCGACCGGCTGCAGAGCTGCGTCACCGGCTCGGGCGAGATGGTGGCCCGGCTCGGCGGGGACGAGTTCGTCGCCCTCACCACCCGGCCCGGCGGCGAACAGGACGTCACCGAACTCGCCGACCGCATCCTCGGCGCCCTCTCCACCCCCCTGCGCATCGACGGCCGCGAACTGACCGTCCGCGGCAGCCTCGGCGTCGTCGAGGGCCCGGCGGGGGAGAGGACCTCGGCCGAGGTGCTGCGCAGCGCCGACATCACCATGTACCGGGCCAAGTCCGCGGGCGGCAACCGCTTCGAGCTCGCCGACCCCGAGGCCGACGCCCGCGCCATCACCCGGCACGGCCTCACCACGGCGCTGCCCACGGCCCTGGAGCGCGGCGAGTTCTTCATCGAGTACCAGCCGCTCGTCCACCTCGACGACGGCAGCGTGCACGGTGCGGAGGCGCTGGTCCGCTGGTGCCACCCGCAGCACGGGGTGCTCGGCCCCGACCAGTTCATCCCGCTCGCCGAGGACACCGGCCTCATCGTGCCGCTCGGCCGCTGGGTGCTCCAGGAGGCCGTACGCCAGGCCCGCTTCTGGCAGACCCGGCACTCCGACGGCGGCCCGCTGCGGATCAACGTCAACCTCTCACCGACGCAGCTGCACCACCCGAGGCTGGTCGCCGACACCGTCGACGTCCTGGAACGCTCGGGGCTCGAACCGGGCGCGCTCTGCCTGGAGGTGACCGAATCGGCGTTGATCGGCGCCGACGAGGACCTTCTGAAGCCGCTGCGGCAGCTCGCCGAGATGGGCGTCGACATCGCGCTCGACGACTTCGGCACCGGCTACTCGAACCTGGCCAACCTGCGCCGGCTGCCGGTGAGCGTCCTGAAGCTCGACCGCTCCTTCACCCGGGGAATGCAGCAGCACCCGGTGGACCCGGTCGACATCAAGATCGTCGAGGGGATCGTCTCCTTGGCACACAGCCTGGAACTCGCCGTCACGGTCGAGGGCGTGGAGACCGGCGCCCAGGCGCGCCAGCTCCGCGACCTCGGCTGCGACACCGCCCAGGGCTGGTACTACGCCCGCCCGGGCGCCCCGGACCGCATCCACTCGCTGCTCCTGGCGGACGCGGTCTGAACCCGGCCCGGTGGGACCTCGGTCCTCATCGGAGAACTGCGGAGTCCACTCGTACCGAGGGGTACCGGGGACCTGGTCGCAGACCAGGAGGTACCCCTCGGGGCGCCCAGGACGGCCGCCCCGAGGATCAACGGGCCCTGACAGCGCGCCACGGGGGGTGCGTGGGCCGGGAGTGGGGGAGTGGCCGTAGGTGCGGGGGGTGCCGGGGGCGAGGCCGCGACGCGGGTCAGAAGAGGGTGGCCAGCGTGAGGACGACGGTGTCACTGCTGGTGGCGACCGACACCGAGGTCTTGTCCGAGGTGGCGGAGAAGACGCCGCCGATGTCCACCACCGTGTACTGGGCGCCTTCCAGGGTCTTGCGGTACTCGGCGACGACGGCCCGCGGGTCCTTGGCGGTGAACGTCAGGACGTAGGCGCCGGTGCTTCCGGTCACGGACGTCAGTTCCGCGGACGGCAGCGGCAGGCCCGCGGGCAGGTCGTCCGGCTTCTTCACCCCGTCGGTGACGGGGGCGTCCGGGGTCGCGGAGCCGGCGCCGTCGCCCGGAGCCTGGGTGGTGGCGGAGGGGGCGGCGGATGGGGTGCCCTTGGCGTCGGCTCCCTCGGACTGGCAGGCGGTCAGCCCGAGAACGGCGACGGCGGCGACGGCGACGAGCGAAGTGGTGCGCTTCCAGGGCATGGTGACGTCCCATCAGTGAGGGTGCGGTGGGGTCGTGCCTTACGACGGGAGATTGACACATGAAAACTCCCTTTGACAAGTGTCAATTCGGCGGCCTAGCGTCCTCATATGGACGCGACCGCCATCGCCCGAAACCAGGAGCTCCAGCGCCAGTGGTACGGGGCTCCGCTCGGCGAGCTCTGCCGGGACATCTGCGACCGATTCGGAATGACCCAGACCGGGCTCGCGGAGACCCTGGGGATCTCGCCCGCCATGCTCAGCCTCGTCATGCGGGGCCGGCGCGCCCGGATCGCCAACCCCGACGCGGCGGCCCGCCTCTCGGCCGTCCTCCACCTCACCCAGGAGGTGCGCGCCGGAGCCGTACCGGCCGGGGACGCCCCTCGGGCCCTCGCCGAGATCAGCGCGAGCAGGACCCCGGGCCAGGACTCGATGGGCGCCGCCGTGACCCAGTACTCCGCGGGTGGCACCCCCTCGGCCGTCCCCGCCCCCGCCCCCGCCCCCGCCTCCGCCCCTGACTCCGTCGCCGACCCCGACCTGCGCTTCGCCCTGCGCCTGCGCGATCTGCTCACCACCCGCGCGAGCGCCGTCGACATCCTCGCCGCGGCCGCGCTCCTCGACGCGGACCACCCGGGCCTCGCCGAGGTCCTCCGCGTCTGCGGCGCGGGCCGCACGGACGAGGCCGTCGCACTGGTCCGCGCTTCGGGTCAGGGGCCGGGGCGTGGTCCTGGAGACACCCCTTAGGGGGTGTCACACGCCCCGGCGGGAGGCGAGGAGCACCCGCTGGAGCTCCCGCGCCGCCCTCGGCGGCGCCACGTCGCTGCGGTGGGCCAGGGCGATGGTGCGGCGCAGGCCCGGACGGGCGAGGGCCGTCACCCGGAGGTCGCGGCCGGCCCGGGCCGCGACCATCGCCGGGACGACCGCGAGGCCGAGCCCCGCCCGGACGAAACCGAGCACCGCGTCCAGCTCCCCGCCCTCGACCGTGAACGTGGGCTCGAAACCCTCCGCCCGGCAGGCCGCCACGGTCAGTTCCCGCAGGTCGTAGCCGTGCCGGAACATCACGAGCGGCTGGTCCCGCAGGTCCTTGATCCGCACCGGGCGCCCCGGCGCCGGCGCCGCGGCGGACGAGACCACCACCAGGTCCTCCCGGAGCAGCTCCACCGTCGTCAGCGCCGGTGACGGCGTCGGCAGAGGCAGCACGACGAGCGCCAGGTCGAGCGCCCCGCGCGCCAGCTCCCGTACGAGATCGTGCGAGCCGCCCTCCTCGATGAGGAGCTCGATCCCGGGGTGCAGGTCGTGGAAGGCGCGCAGGACGTCCGGAAGGAGTCCGGTGCAGAGACTCGGCGTCGCGCCGAGCCGCACCCGGCCCCGCTTGAGCTGGGCCAGCTCCTGCACCTCCAGCCGGGCCGTCTCCGTGTCCGCGAGGATCCGGCGGGCGAGCGGGAGCAGCGCCTCCCCCGCGTCGGTGAGCGTGATGTTCCCCCGAGCCCGGCTGAACAGCTCCGCGCCCAACTCCCCTTCCAGGGCCTTGATCTGCTGGGAGAGCGAGGGCTGCGAGACGTGCACGCGCTCGGCGGCCCGGGTGAAGTGACGGGTCTCGGCCACGGCGACGAAGTAGAGGAGCTGCTGGAACTGCATGTCCCCAGCGTAGGCGACATGCATAGGAAACACCTATCGAGATCAGCCGCACCATGTCTTGGACCTCTCGGGTCGTTCGGCCCTAGCGTCGGGAGCATGGCTCTGGCACCCACGAGGGACCGGACGACGCGCCGCCCGCCGTCCCCCACACCGTCACGCGGATTCCTGTCATCGACCCTCGGCAAGAAGACGGTCATGGCCGTGAGCGGGCTGATCATGCTCGGCTATCTCGTCGCCCATGTCGCCGGCAACCTGAAGGTCTTCTTCGGCCCCGAGGAGTTCAACGCCTACGGCCACTGGCTCCGGGTCATGGGCGCTCCCGTCCTGCACCACGAGTGGGCCCTGTGGCTCGTCCGGATCGTGCTCCTCGCCGCCGTCGGCGCCCACGTCGTCTCCGCGTACCAGCTCAGCCGCCGCGACGTGAAGGCCCGCCCCACCGCGTACGTCCACCGCCGCAGGCGCGCCTCGTACGCCACCCGCACCATGCGCTGGGGCGGCATCATCCTCGCCCTCTTCATCGTCTGGCACCTCCTCGACCTGACCACCGGCACCGTCCACTCCGGCGGCTTCGAGGAGGGCAAGCCCTACCAGAACGTCGTCGACACCTTCTCCACCTGGTACGGCAACGTCATCTACATCGTCGCCATGCTCGCCGTCGGCCTCCATGTCCGCCACGGCTTCTGGAGCGCCGCCCAGACCCTCGGCGTCGGCAACGCCCGCCGCGAGCGGCTCCTCAGGGCCGCGGCCAACGCCCTCGCGCTCGTCCTGACCGCGGGCTTCGTCTCCGTACCCGTCGGCGTCATGACCGGATTGGTGAGCTGACCCATGAGCCATCCCGACCCCACCATCGACTACCTCGACTACGCCTCCGGCGAGCCGCTCGCCGACACCACCGCCCCCGCCGGACCCATCGCCGAACGCTGGGACACCCGCCGCTTCCAGGCCAAGCTCGTCAATCCCGCCAACCGTCGCAAGCACCGGATCATCGTCGTCGGCACCGGCCTCGCCGGCGGCTCCGCCGGTGCCACCCTGGCCGAACAGGGCTACCACGTCGTCCAGTTCTGCTACCAGGACTCCCCGCGCCGCGCCCACTCCATCGCCGCGCAGGGCGGCATCAACGCCGCCAAGAACTACCGCAACGACGGCGACTCCGTGCACCGGCTCTTCTACGACACCGTCAAGGGCGGCGACTTCAGGGCCCGCGAGTCCAACGTCCACCGCCTCGCCCAGATCTCCGTCGAGATCATCGACCAGTGCGTCGCCCAGGGCGTGCCCTTCGCCCGCGAGTACGGCGGGCTGCTGGACACCCGCTCCTTCGGCGGCGTCCAGGTCTCCCGTACCTTCTACGCCCGCGGCCAGACCGGCCAGCAGCTCCTGCTCGGCGCCTACCAGGCACTGTCCCGGCAGATCGCCGCGGGCACCGTCGAGATGCACGCCCGTACGGAGATGCTCGACCTGATCGTCGTCGACGGGCGGGCCCGCGGCATCGTCGCCCGCGACCTGATCACGGGCGAGATCTCCACCCACTACGCGGACGCGGTCGTCCTCGCCAGCGGCGGCTACGGCAACGTCTTCTACCTGTCGACGAACGCCATGAACTCCAACGCCACCGCCGTCTGGCGGGCCCACCGGCGCGGCGCCTACTTCGCCAACCCCTGCTTCACCCAGATCCACCCCACCTGCATCCCGCGCACCGGCGACCACCAGTCCAAGCTGACCCTGATGAGCGAGTCCCTCCGCAACGACGGCCGCATCTGGGTCCCCAAGGCCCACGGTGACCGGCGGCCCGCCGCCGAGATCCCCGAGGACGAGCGCGACTACTACCTGGAGCGGATCTACCCCTCCTTCGGCAACCTCGTCCCCCGCGACATCGCCTCCCGCGCCGCGAAGAACGTCTGCGACGAGGGCCGCGGCGTCGGCCCCGGCGGCCAGGGCGTCTACCTCGACTTCGCCGACGCGATCCGACGCCTGGGCCGCGCGGCGGTCGAGGAGAGGTACGGCAACCTCTTCGAGATGTACGAGCGGATCACCGCCGAGAACCCGTACG
Above is a genomic segment from Streptomyces sp. NBC_00094 containing:
- a CDS encoding SAM-dependent methyltransferase; translated protein: MERPAWAPPGIDISVPSVSRMYDFYLGGSHNFEVDREAARKAMEFMPGLPKIMQANRAFMRRAVRYAVDNDVSQFLDIGSGIPTFGNVHEVARAADPAARVVYVDHDPVAVAHSRAVLDGDESAAVVAADLRKPAEILHSPEVSRLLDLDRPVALLLVAVLHFLEDEDRPHEAVAELLDALAPGSLVVITHASYEGIPLTQEQAGGTVDVYRNIRNPLVMRSGAEITRFFEGTDMVEPGLVPMPVWRPDGPVEEEDPYAFSGFAGVGRKA
- a CDS encoding bifunctional diguanylate cyclase/phosphodiesterase, whose amino-acid sequence is MKVPSQPTGAVAEADGPEDRLRRFVTIWSRAIFPVTATSLTRAEFEVHLQPLARTLCDALHARPFDTAPAQRAGAALVAAHCTDPDALGRSLGVVDSYLVLYCGTDSDLPAEELRARCARLQHAMAVGYAQALRERTRVEQEAIARSALAARSAAEIALHATESRFRAVFDGAAIGIGIADLDGNVLEVNETLTRMFGGMESQVRSRNVSEWVHPEDGPHVWKLYEELVRGEREHYRVEKPYYRGDGTVLWTNLTVSLLRDAEGRPQYQLALMEDTTERRLLHLRLRYEATHDALTGLPNRTLFFERLEKALVSGENARFGLCYLDLDGFKVINDSLGHSAGDRLLVEVADRLQSCVTGSGEMVARLGGDEFVALTTRPGGEQDVTELADRILGALSTPLRIDGRELTVRGSLGVVEGPAGERTSAEVLRSADITMYRAKSAGGNRFELADPEADARAITRHGLTTALPTALERGEFFIEYQPLVHLDDGSVHGAEALVRWCHPQHGVLGPDQFIPLAEDTGLIVPLGRWVLQEAVRQARFWQTRHSDGGPLRINVNLSPTQLHHPRLVADTVDVLERSGLEPGALCLEVTESALIGADEDLLKPLRQLAEMGVDIALDDFGTGYSNLANLRRLPVSVLKLDRSFTRGMQQHPVDPVDIKIVEGIVSLAHSLELAVTVEGVETGAQARQLRDLGCDTAQGWYYARPGAPDRIHSLLLADAV
- a CDS encoding helix-turn-helix transcriptional regulator; its protein translation is MDATAIARNQELQRQWYGAPLGELCRDICDRFGMTQTGLAETLGISPAMLSLVMRGRRARIANPDAAARLSAVLHLTQEVRAGAVPAGDAPRALAEISASRTPGQDSMGAAVTQYSAGGTPSAVPAPAPAPASAPDSVADPDLRFALRLRDLLTTRASAVDILAAAALLDADHPGLAEVLRVCGAGRTDEAVALVRASGQGPGRGPGDTP
- a CDS encoding LysR family transcriptional regulator gives rise to the protein MQFQQLLYFVAVAETRHFTRAAERVHVSQPSLSQQIKALEGELGAELFSRARGNITLTDAGEALLPLARRILADTETARLEVQELAQLKRGRVRLGATPSLCTGLLPDVLRAFHDLHPGIELLIEEGGSHDLVRELARGALDLALVVLPLPTPSPALTTVELLREDLVVVSSAAAPAPGRPVRIKDLRDQPLVMFRHGYDLRELTVAACRAEGFEPTFTVEGGELDAVLGFVRAGLGLAVVPAMVAARAGRDLRVTALARPGLRRTIALAHRSDVAPPRAARELQRVLLASRRGV
- a CDS encoding succinate dehydrogenase — encoded protein: MALAPTRDRTTRRPPSPTPSRGFLSSTLGKKTVMAVSGLIMLGYLVAHVAGNLKVFFGPEEFNAYGHWLRVMGAPVLHHEWALWLVRIVLLAAVGAHVVSAYQLSRRDVKARPTAYVHRRRRASYATRTMRWGGIILALFIVWHLLDLTTGTVHSGGFEEGKPYQNVVDTFSTWYGNVIYIVAMLAVGLHVRHGFWSAAQTLGVGNARRERLLRAAANALALVLTAGFVSVPVGVMTGLVS
- a CDS encoding fumarate reductase/succinate dehydrogenase flavoprotein subunit; protein product: MSHPDPTIDYLDYASGEPLADTTAPAGPIAERWDTRRFQAKLVNPANRRKHRIIVVGTGLAGGSAGATLAEQGYHVVQFCYQDSPRRAHSIAAQGGINAAKNYRNDGDSVHRLFYDTVKGGDFRARESNVHRLAQISVEIIDQCVAQGVPFAREYGGLLDTRSFGGVQVSRTFYARGQTGQQLLLGAYQALSRQIAAGTVEMHARTEMLDLIVVDGRARGIVARDLITGEISTHYADAVVLASGGYGNVFYLSTNAMNSNATAVWRAHRRGAYFANPCFTQIHPTCIPRTGDHQSKLTLMSESLRNDGRIWVPKAHGDRRPAAEIPEDERDYYLERIYPSFGNLVPRDIASRAAKNVCDEGRGVGPGGQGVYLDFADAIRRLGRAAVEERYGNLFEMYERITAENPYEVPMRIYPAVHYTMGGLWVDYDLQTTVPGLFAIGEANFSDHGANRLGASALMQGLADGYFVLPATINDYLARHPHAEPVTDDHPAVRDVLAETDDRLRLLLAVDGDRTPDSFHRELGELMWEFCGMARTEEGLRKALARIPLIREEFWRRIKVPGSGEEFNQSLEKANRIVDYLELAELMCLDALHRAESCGGHFREESQTPDGEAARRDEEFAYAAAWEFTETGTAPVLHKEDLTFEYVHPTQRSYA